In Chryseobacterium turcicum, a single window of DNA contains:
- a CDS encoding GMC oxidoreductase, which yields MNRKEFLRHSLLGMGALYFTSFSSVVFAKSNVETENVEIDNVIIGSGYGGAVAALRLAEAGHEVTILEMGLNWEKSGEKFSPMISPGKSAAWLRTKTIAPFFNIFNTKKYTGTLDRWDFSNIKIWMGRGVGGGSLVNGGMAVLPKKDYFREIFPELNAEDFYGKYFPLAEKELEVNSADENFLENCSFYKFNKVGEQEAHKAGFKTVRVPNVYDFKYMEAEYENKVPRSALAGEVIYGNNYGKKSLDKTYLKKAQETGKVQIHDLHRVESITKGSDNTYILEVIQTNTVGEIIAKKKIVCKKLFLCAGTMGTLELLLKSSNDNKLTLNSEVGQNWGNNGNFMTGRNFVKTFSGGTGVNHSTIPVGGIDNWNDKEHPFFTEIAPLPMGMDVATSLYLMISPVPKKGTVFFNPISGKIDLKWSENNVALARKNAEYFIKTMNKANGGTRAHLLFNNGFGADICYHPLGGAVLGKATDKAGRLLGSEHLYIIDGSLIPGTIGVNPFLTITALAEYCIEHIISEDY from the coding sequence ATGAACCGTAAAGAATTTCTCAGACATTCACTTTTAGGAATGGGAGCCTTGTATTTTACAAGCTTTTCATCAGTTGTATTCGCTAAAAGTAATGTAGAGACAGAAAATGTAGAAATTGATAATGTGATTATCGGGTCTGGATATGGAGGAGCTGTTGCTGCCCTACGTTTAGCCGAAGCTGGGCATGAGGTAACGATTTTAGAAATGGGTCTTAATTGGGAAAAGTCTGGTGAAAAATTTTCTCCGATGATTAGCCCCGGAAAATCTGCAGCCTGGTTGAGAACGAAAACTATTGCGCCATTTTTTAATATTTTCAACACCAAAAAATATACAGGAACACTTGACCGATGGGATTTTAGCAATATCAAAATCTGGATGGGAAGAGGTGTTGGCGGAGGTTCTCTTGTAAACGGAGGAATGGCAGTGTTACCAAAAAAAGATTATTTCAGAGAAATATTTCCGGAATTGAATGCTGAAGATTTTTACGGAAAATATTTTCCATTGGCTGAGAAGGAGCTTGAAGTAAATTCTGCAGATGAAAATTTTCTTGAAAACTGTAGTTTTTATAAATTCAATAAAGTTGGTGAGCAAGAAGCTCATAAAGCAGGGTTTAAAACTGTGCGTGTTCCCAATGTATATGATTTTAAATATATGGAAGCTGAATATGAAAACAAAGTTCCACGTTCGGCTCTTGCAGGTGAGGTGATTTATGGAAACAATTATGGCAAGAAATCTTTAGACAAAACCTATCTTAAAAAAGCCCAAGAAACAGGCAAGGTTCAAATTCATGATTTGCATAGAGTTGAAAGTATAACAAAAGGTTCAGATAATACGTATATTTTAGAAGTGATTCAAACGAATACTGTTGGAGAAATTATTGCAAAAAAGAAGATTGTTTGTAAAAAGCTTTTTTTATGTGCAGGAACGATGGGAACGTTAGAGTTGCTTTTAAAATCGTCAAATGATAACAAATTGACTCTAAATTCTGAAGTTGGACAAAATTGGGGCAACAACGGAAACTTCATGACGGGCAGAAATTTTGTCAAAACATTTTCGGGAGGAACTGGGGTAAATCATTCTACAATTCCTGTAGGAGGAATTGATAATTGGAATGATAAAGAGCATCCGTTTTTTACAGAAATTGCCCCACTTCCGATGGGGATGGATGTGGCTACTTCACTTTATTTAATGATTAGTCCGGTGCCCAAAAAAGGTACTGTATTTTTTAATCCAATTTCTGGGAAAATAGATTTAAAATGGTCTGAAAATAATGTTGCTCTTGCCAGAAAAAATGCCGAATATTTTATTAAAACAATGAATAAAGCAAACGGCGGAACAAGAGCGCATTTGCTGTTTAATAACGGATTCGGAGCCGATATTTGTTATCATCCATTGGGTGGTGCAGTATTGGGAAAAGCAACAGATAAAGCTGGGCGACTTTTAGGTTCTGAACATCTTTATATCATCGATGGCTCTTTAATTCCCGGAACGATTGGGGTGAATCCGTTTTTAACGATTACTGCATTGGCAGAATATTGTATCGAGCATATTATTTCTGAAGATTATTGA
- a CDS encoding serine hydrolase domain-containing protein, with protein MKTISYISLFLLFFTSFQVFAQKKNYSFLTDSLKIEEQLEKYKLPGFSVVVFENYKIVYSNQFGVKSANSPERIDENTAFSTASISKPITALLCYIMEEKGLINLDEPIDKHLKRWHLPKSKFTEKKSPTWKQYLNHTAGTTQSGFEDHYEGEKIPTLVESLLGKIPRYDKEIEFTFEPGTDWQYSGGGYTIIQMALEDTFNKSIAELAKEHLFSPLGLKNTTMIQPNEKGFLTNVASVHDKDGKVIKTGLPITPQVGPSGLWSTPTDLAKIAMEMQNALRNKNNKVISHNVAKKVTEVTALKNAVGGWSYGWQKSFGYNDYDWFTCNGSNTGVGGTVMGTMKDGNGFAFLANGEKPNRFPVMGATQRKILSLMNWEGKTMREKTQEIPSNLKKQLIGTYDDFLYAQGMETKIVEKNNRLYVESELLDHFKGKNDNELVYLKNGLFRVIDYPNLLQFDFKDGKARSVTLKRDNLTTTAQMAIKAK; from the coding sequence ATGAAAACAATTTCTTACATCAGCTTATTTCTATTATTCTTTACAAGTTTTCAAGTTTTTGCTCAGAAAAAAAATTACAGCTTTCTTACCGATAGTTTGAAAATTGAAGAACAATTAGAAAAGTACAAACTTCCAGGATTTAGCGTGGTTGTTTTTGAAAACTACAAGATTGTTTATTCTAATCAATTCGGAGTAAAATCTGCAAATTCTCCAGAGAGAATAGATGAAAATACCGCATTTTCTACAGCATCTATCTCAAAACCAATTACAGCGCTGCTTTGCTATATTATGGAAGAGAAAGGACTTATCAATCTAGATGAACCCATCGACAAACATTTAAAAAGATGGCATTTACCAAAAAGTAAGTTTACCGAAAAGAAGAGCCCGACATGGAAACAGTATCTGAATCATACCGCAGGAACTACCCAAAGCGGATTCGAAGACCATTATGAAGGAGAAAAAATCCCGACTTTAGTAGAAAGTCTTTTAGGAAAAATCCCGAGATATGATAAAGAAATTGAATTTACTTTTGAGCCCGGAACCGATTGGCAATACAGCGGTGGTGGCTACACCATTATTCAAATGGCTTTGGAAGATACTTTTAACAAATCTATTGCAGAGCTTGCAAAAGAGCACCTATTTTCTCCACTTGGATTGAAAAACACCACAATGATTCAGCCTAATGAAAAAGGATTTTTAACGAATGTTGCATCAGTTCACGACAAAGACGGAAAAGTGATAAAAACAGGTTTGCCTATCACCCCACAAGTTGGTCCTTCAGGATTATGGTCTACACCTACTGATTTGGCTAAAATTGCTATGGAGATGCAAAATGCTTTGCGCAATAAAAATAACAAAGTGATTTCTCACAATGTTGCCAAAAAAGTAACGGAAGTAACCGCTTTGAAAAATGCCGTTGGTGGATGGAGTTACGGATGGCAAAAATCTTTTGGATATAACGATTACGATTGGTTTACTTGCAATGGCTCAAACACCGGAGTTGGCGGAACCGTAATGGGCACGATGAAAGATGGAAATGGCTTTGCCTTTCTTGCCAATGGCGAAAAACCAAATCGTTTTCCTGTGATGGGAGCAACGCAAAGAAAAATTCTGTCATTGATGAATTGGGAAGGAAAAACAATGCGTGAAAAAACTCAGGAAATACCTTCAAATCTAAAAAAACAACTCATCGGAACTTATGATGATTTTCTTTACGCACAAGGAATGGAAACCAAAATAGTAGAAAAAAACAACCGTCTTTATGTAGAGTCAGAACTTTTAGACCATTTTAAAGGAAAAAACGATAACGAATTGGTCTATCTAAAAAACGGGTTATTTAGAGTTATAGATTATCCTAACTTATTACAATTTGATTTTAAAGATGGAAAAGCAAGGTCTGTTACCTTGAAAAGAGATAATTTGACAACTACAGCTCAAATGGCTATTAAAGCAAAATAA
- a CDS encoding helix-turn-helix domain-containing protein, with protein MDNLLNIVTGISLFISFFLAFFMLTVKTKHKTSNYLFAFFLIITAIDTSEPLISQITNGPSNLGMFRAMLCFLQIPTFYLYVLSVCYSDFKWKPKYFIHLLPYLVANLVLLPRFYLVDVDSKLDFIINRQNMIELQINHWLLHLQIVFYFTAAFLVLRKSKKLYLENNSGGSLNSYQWLFQFISVLATLYLIVILKNILKFSDYPYISDWIKIGILMLQPFITCWYLYKALNNPGLFRNIDSKLKLVSDLILEDKKIEPETLNEDLLKLKQYMTDEKPFLNPDLKIQDISKEIDVPVRELSVLINHQLGQHFYDFVNTYRIENAMKILKDTSKSKVTILEILYEVGFNSKSSFNTAFKKQTGNTPTEYRKAV; from the coding sequence ATGGATAATTTATTAAATATTGTAACGGGAATCTCGCTGTTCATTTCATTTTTTTTGGCATTTTTTATGTTGACGGTCAAAACAAAACACAAGACCAGCAACTATCTTTTCGCTTTTTTTCTTATCATAACAGCCATCGATACGAGTGAACCATTGATTAGCCAAATTACAAACGGCCCTTCAAACCTCGGAATGTTTAGAGCCATGTTGTGTTTTTTACAAATTCCTACTTTTTACCTTTATGTTTTGTCGGTTTGCTATTCAGATTTTAAGTGGAAACCGAAATATTTTATTCATCTGCTTCCGTATCTAGTTGCAAATCTTGTTTTATTGCCTCGTTTTTATCTGGTAGACGTAGATTCTAAGCTTGATTTTATCATCAACCGCCAAAATATGATAGAGCTGCAAATCAATCATTGGTTGTTGCATCTTCAGATTGTCTTTTATTTTACCGCAGCTTTTCTGGTATTGAGAAAGTCGAAAAAGCTTTATTTGGAGAATAATTCGGGCGGAAGTCTGAATTCTTACCAGTGGCTTTTTCAGTTTATCAGCGTTTTGGCGACTCTTTATCTGATTGTTATTTTAAAGAATATTTTAAAATTTTCTGATTATCCATACATTTCTGATTGGATTAAAATAGGAATTCTTATGCTTCAACCATTTATCACGTGTTGGTATCTGTACAAAGCACTCAATAATCCAGGACTTTTTAGAAATATTGATTCAAAATTGAAACTCGTTTCCGATTTGATTTTGGAGGATAAAAAAATAGAGCCGGAGACACTGAATGAAGATTTATTGAAGCTCAAACAATACATGACTGATGAAAAACCATTTCTTAATCCTGACTTAAAAATTCAGGATATTTCTAAAGAAATCGATGTTCCCGTTCGCGAATTATCCGTTTTAATTAATCATCAGTTAGGGCAACATTTTTATGATTTCGTCAATACTTACCGAATTGAAAATGCCATGAAAATTCTGAAAGACACATCAAAATCGAAGGTTACTATACTTGAAATCTTGTATGAAGTTGGTTTTAATTCTAAATCTTCCTTCAATACAGCCTTTAAAAAACAAACCGGAAACACGCCCACCGAATACCGTAAAGCGGTATAA
- the tenA gene encoding thiaminase II — protein sequence MNWSELTWKQTEERYQAILTMPFVSELADGSLPKEKFQFYMAQDSLYLEHFGRALALIAARAHDINNTLRYLKYAETAIIVENALHESYFKDFGLNERGDMQPACHHYVHFLKSTAALDSVEIAMAAVLPCFWIYKKVGDHIYNNLQSENNPYQKWIDTYGGEEFGIAVEQAINACDEAAASTTPAIKEKMTEAFITSSRMEYYFWEAAYDKKSWI from the coding sequence ATGAATTGGTCTGAATTAACCTGGAAACAAACTGAAGAGCGCTATCAAGCCATTCTTACCATGCCTTTTGTCTCTGAATTGGCAGATGGAAGTTTGCCCAAAGAAAAATTTCAGTTTTATATGGCTCAGGATTCTCTGTATCTAGAGCATTTTGGAAGAGCGTTGGCATTAATTGCAGCAAGAGCTCACGATATTAACAATACGTTGAGATATCTAAAATATGCAGAAACTGCCATCATTGTAGAAAATGCGCTTCATGAATCTTATTTTAAAGATTTTGGTTTAAACGAAAGAGGCGATATGCAGCCAGCCTGTCATCATTATGTACATTTTCTTAAAAGTACAGCTGCATTAGATTCGGTAGAGATTGCGATGGCTGCCGTATTACCTTGCTTCTGGATTTATAAAAAAGTGGGAGACCATATTTACAACAATCTACAATCTGAAAATAATCCTTATCAAAAATGGATAGATACTTACGGAGGCGAAGAATTTGGAATCGCTGTTGAACAAGCTATAAATGCGTGTGATGAAGCAGCAGCTTCTACAACACCCGCTATCAAAGAAAAAATGACTGAAGCATTTATCACTTCTTCACGAATGGAATATTACTTTTGGGAAGCAGCTTATGATAAAAAAAGCTGGATTTAA
- the thiD gene encoding bifunctional hydroxymethylpyrimidine kinase/phosphomethylpyrimidine kinase — protein MKKYTYPTVLTIAGFDGSGGAGIQADIKTFSALGCYATSVLTALPVQNTMGVQKIYPISMGAVAAQIEAVLDDIFPDAIKIGMVHTPQLVETIVNTLAKYPKTPIVFDPVMVATSGHRLIEEETIQTIVEKLFPIADIITPNMDEASILAKMEVKTLEDMQIAGEKILKSGCKNILLKGGHQELPIITSLFIEENSKQSSFETEKFSTNNTHGSGCTLSSAIAAYIARGEELHQSVELAQEYVFEAIKNGKDVLIGKGNGPLNHFFNPHKIIKNELV, from the coding sequence ATGAAAAAATATACTTACCCCACTGTCCTTACGATTGCAGGTTTTGATGGCAGCGGCGGCGCAGGAATACAAGCCGACATCAAGACATTCTCAGCGTTGGGATGTTATGCAACCTCAGTACTTACTGCGCTTCCGGTTCAAAATACGATGGGAGTACAAAAAATATATCCCATTTCTATGGGAGCTGTTGCCGCTCAAATCGAAGCGGTATTGGATGATATTTTTCCTGATGCCATTAAAATAGGAATGGTACATACTCCTCAATTGGTTGAAACCATTGTAAATACTTTAGCTAAATATCCCAAAACTCCAATTGTGTTCGACCCGGTTATGGTTGCGACAAGCGGACACCGACTGATTGAAGAGGAAACCATTCAAACAATCGTTGAAAAATTATTTCCCATCGCGGATATTATTACCCCAAACATGGATGAAGCATCAATATTGGCAAAAATGGAAGTAAAAACTTTAGAAGACATGCAGATTGCTGGAGAAAAGATTTTAAAATCAGGTTGCAAAAATATTCTTCTTAAAGGCGGACATCAGGAACTTCCTATCATCACTTCATTATTTATTGAGGAAAATAGTAAACAATCTTCTTTTGAAACAGAAAAATTTAGCACCAACAATACCCATGGTTCCGGATGTACCCTTTCCTCGGCTATTGCAGCATACATTGCAAGAGGTGAAGAGCTACATCAATCGGTTGAATTAGCACAAGAATATGTCTTTGAGGCTATTAAAAACGGAAAAGATGTTCTCATCGGAAAAGGAAATGGTCCACTTAATCACTTTTTTAATCCCCATAAAATAATTAAAAATGAATTGGTCTGA
- the thiE gene encoding thiamine phosphate synthase, giving the protein MIKKTSFPYQLYLVISEKDCLGKDFLKVAEQSILGGVDIIQLREKNTSTEDFLRKAIALKEITDKYNIPLIINDHFEIAEKIGSFGIHVGNNDKAPSILRNELFFKDKMIGYSIEYLSQLESVNTEISDYLGISPIFSTDTKKDTVTEWGLEGLSKIRSLTDKPLVAIGNINFSNAAAIIKAGADALAIVSAICSAENPEKAAYEIKNEIVK; this is encoded by the coding sequence ATGATTAAGAAAACATCATTTCCTTATCAGCTGTATTTAGTGATTTCTGAAAAAGATTGCTTGGGAAAAGATTTTCTTAAAGTTGCAGAACAATCGATTTTGGGTGGTGTAGATATTATTCAGCTGCGTGAAAAAAATACCTCAACAGAAGATTTTCTTAGAAAAGCAATAGCTTTAAAAGAGATTACTGATAAATATAATATTCCGCTTATTATTAATGACCATTTTGAGATTGCCGAAAAAATAGGTTCATTTGGAATTCATGTGGGAAATAATGATAAAGCACCCTCAATTCTCAGAAATGAATTATTTTTTAAAGATAAAATGATTGGATATTCCATCGAATATTTGAGCCAACTCGAAAGTGTAAATACAGAAATATCAGATTATCTGGGAATCAGTCCGATATTTAGTACAGACACCAAAAAAGATACAGTAACAGAATGGGGATTGGAAGGTTTATCTAAAATAAGGTCTCTTACCGATAAACCTCTTGTCGCTATCGGAAATATCAATTTCTCAAACGCAGCCGCAATTATAAAAGCCGGAGCAGATGCATTAGCAATTGTATCAGCAATCTGTAGTGCAGAAAATCCCGAAAAAGCAGCTTACGAAATTAAAAATGAAATAGTAAAATGA
- the thiM gene encoding hydroxyethylthiazole kinase: MENNLWHNILRVRNTSPLVHSITNYVVMNNTANAVLAIGASPIMAHAKSEVEEMVNISHALVINIGTLDEYWEETMLIAIKKANELNKPWILDPVGAGATSYRDSVLSKIISLNPTVIRGNASEIIALSKTTKTITKGVDSTAQSNEAVEAAKILVQNHKSIVCISGETDIIISENQEIHLKNGHPMMTKVTGLGCTATALIGAFIGVIENKTEAVVSAMSLLGVAGEIAAKQSTGPGSLQLNIIDKLYNITEEEFSTYLKLIKQ, translated from the coding sequence ATGGAAAACAATCTTTGGCACAACATACTTCGAGTACGAAACACTTCTCCTCTCGTTCACAGTATCACCAATTATGTTGTAATGAACAACACGGCTAATGCAGTTCTGGCAATCGGCGCATCACCAATAATGGCTCATGCAAAATCTGAAGTAGAAGAAATGGTAAATATTTCACACGCATTAGTCATCAATATTGGTACACTTGATGAATATTGGGAAGAGACCATGCTTATCGCAATAAAAAAAGCAAACGAACTCAATAAACCTTGGATATTAGACCCTGTAGGAGCTGGAGCAACATCTTATCGTGATTCTGTATTAAGTAAGATAATCTCTTTAAACCCTACCGTAATTAGAGGAAATGCCTCTGAAATTATCGCTCTTTCAAAAACCACTAAAACAATTACAAAAGGAGTAGACAGTACAGCCCAAAGCAATGAAGCTGTAGAAGCAGCCAAAATATTGGTACAAAATCACAAATCAATAGTCTGTATTTCTGGTGAAACCGATATTATCATCAGTGAAAATCAAGAAATACACTTAAAAAACGGGCATCCTATGATGACTAAAGTTACCGGATTGGGTTGTACAGCAACTGCGCTGATTGGTGCTTTTATCGGAGTTATAGAAAACAAAACCGAAGCTGTCGTTTCTGCAATGAGTTTATTGGGCGTAGCAGGAGAAATAGCCGCGAAACAAAGTACAGGCCCAGGAAGTTTACAACTTAATATCATTGATAAACTCTACAATATTACCGAAGAAGAGTTTTCTACCTATTTAAAACTGATAAAACAATGA
- a CDS encoding DUF7674 family protein — MKNIDKKVINENGAIEHLKVFYPSLQKEIVQLSAQDNFAGIIQTTVDHLKNLLQESKINIVNHNIKMMGWIYRNGTQNVKQIIENLFVRSFKSFKKQTDTHQWDILYQYMPVSFQKIYVKQAKMDEILFKRH; from the coding sequence ATGAAGAATATTGACAAGAAAGTAATTAATGAAAATGGGGCAATTGAACATTTAAAAGTATTCTATCCTTCGTTACAAAAGGAAATCGTGCAACTTTCAGCACAAGATAACTTTGCAGGAATTATTCAGACAACAGTAGATCACCTGAAAAACCTGTTACAGGAATCGAAAATCAACATTGTGAATCACAACATCAAAATGATGGGCTGGATTTACAGGAATGGAACGCAAAACGTAAAACAGATTATCGAAAATCTTTTTGTAAGGTCTTTCAAGAGTTTTAAAAAGCAAACCGACACTCATCAATGGGATATTTTATATCAATATATGCCGGTAAGTTTTCAAAAAATCTATGTGAAACAAGCAAAAATGGACGAAATCTTATTCAAAAGACACTAA
- a CDS encoding nucleoid-associated protein yields the protein MFTKIVVHRVGNKINGESLILSQEELQLDEGTVEMLENYFLGSFKTEETYQFYSDSYLVNNPVFSSVSEIFDDKAKFLWEAENIAKHLFEAAENPRVQGGELFIVFFEDERESEERVDKIGIFKTEKRDSFLKIFPKNESFEIEKDQGISLSKIDKAALIYNNNKESGYVLSVVDNNKNGDMYYWFEDFLKVKQRDDEYFHTQEALMVYKDFIVKQLPQEFEVSKADQADFLNQSINFFKEKEEFKLDEFAAEVLKDEHVIESFNNFKTDYEQEMQINIAEEFPISEAAVKKTQRHFKSIIKLDKNFHIYIHGDRKMLEQGQDDKGKFYMLYFDKEV from the coding sequence ATGTTTACAAAAATTGTAGTCCACAGAGTAGGAAATAAAATCAACGGAGAATCACTTATACTTTCACAGGAAGAGCTTCAGTTGGATGAAGGTACAGTAGAGATGCTAGAAAATTACTTTTTAGGCTCTTTTAAAACTGAAGAAACCTATCAATTCTACAGCGATTCTTATTTGGTAAACAATCCGGTTTTCAGTTCGGTGTCTGAGATTTTTGATGATAAAGCCAAGTTCCTTTGGGAAGCAGAAAATATTGCTAAACATCTTTTCGAAGCTGCAGAAAATCCACGCGTTCAAGGTGGAGAGTTATTCATTGTTTTCTTTGAAGACGAAAGAGAAAGCGAAGAAAGAGTAGATAAAATCGGGATTTTTAAAACCGAAAAAAGAGATTCTTTCTTAAAGATATTCCCTAAAAACGAATCTTTCGAAATTGAAAAAGACCAAGGAATCAGTCTTTCAAAAATTGATAAAGCAGCCTTAATTTACAATAACAATAAAGAAAGTGGCTATGTACTTTCCGTGGTTGATAACAACAAAAACGGAGATATGTATTACTGGTTCGAAGATTTCTTAAAAGTAAAACAGCGTGATGATGAGTATTTCCACACGCAGGAAGCTCTGATGGTTTACAAAGATTTTATCGTAAAGCAGCTTCCTCAAGAATTCGAAGTTTCAAAAGCAGATCAGGCAGATTTTTTAAACCAATCGATTAATTTCTTTAAAGAAAAAGAAGAGTTTAAGCTGGATGAATTTGCCGCTGAGGTACTGAAAGACGAGCATGTGATTGAAAGTTTTAATAATTTTAAAACCGATTACGAGCAAGAAATGCAGATCAACATTGCTGAAGAATTCCCAATCAGTGAAGCGGCGGTAAAAAAGACGCAGCGCCATTTTAAAAGTATTATTAAATTGGATAAAAATTTCCATATTTACATTCACGGTGACCGAAAAATGCTGGAACAAGGGCAGGATGATAAAGGAAAATTTTATATGCTTTACTTTGATAAAGAAGTCTAA
- a CDS encoding ATP-binding protein, protein MNFVECHDEPIHVPGHIQSFGYLIGIDIASLTITFFSENITEIFKIENSEGLFGKKLSQFPDVFQQVIDSEIFKDDGFLLRKDNETYFDKIFLNEKQYHFSVFRANDYIFLEFEEVTENHQKRITNKYDNFYIVDNDQEIWNQLLNTIFNIINYDRIMVYKFMSDGSGKVIAEKTNDHFDSYLGLHYPEHDIPRQARELYKKKRKRIFSDVYSEPVRVLSRTETNIDLTFSSSRAMSPIHGQYVKNSGASSSFSISIIIDDKLWGLVTCHNSEAKHVDLEDRVQAGIFTVLASNAYSSFKAKKELEYRLDLNEKLNNLKSEFLKHGTLFDSLDANKSELRLMPKADGLAIISDTEIVTDGLTPDNETIDRIVDWAYQNTPQNVFVSNSFLKDYGQELNLNSDTAGIIIYFIERSKKEILIWFRKEFDEHINWAGNPEKKIDVCSKDGVETQFVSPRTSFQVFTENNKGNSKRWGAKNVIAVDLIRDLILETSHKQYITIKKLNDQLKKVNEELDSFSYTISHDLGTPLTVMKLNAQMLLNSLENPSDKNKTKINSIIGEIDSMAEMMQNVLQLSRAKHSEIQLETIETNLTIKNITENAKITYDSQKSMVVIKECPEVLADKTMLHQVFLNIINNAVKYSSDQEQPIIEIEGTEAGDKIIYRIKDNGIGIPEENKHKMFKIFNRMDNAKKFKGNGVGLSIVHRIMNRLGGNVDYESNKDGTCFILTFQKPNFVQL, encoded by the coding sequence ATGAATTTTGTAGAATGTCATGATGAGCCCATTCATGTTCCGGGCCACATACAAAGTTTTGGATACTTGATTGGCATAGACATAGCTTCTCTTACCATTACTTTTTTCAGTGAAAATATTACCGAGATTTTTAAAATTGAAAATTCCGAAGGACTTTTCGGGAAAAAACTTTCCCAATTTCCTGATGTTTTTCAGCAGGTAATAGATTCTGAAATCTTCAAAGACGACGGTTTTCTATTGAGAAAAGATAACGAAACTTATTTCGACAAAATTTTTTTAAACGAAAAACAATATCATTTTTCTGTTTTTCGTGCCAATGATTATATTTTTTTAGAATTTGAAGAGGTTACTGAAAATCATCAGAAGCGGATTACCAATAAATATGATAATTTCTATATTGTAGATAATGATCAGGAGATTTGGAATCAGCTTTTGAATACCATTTTCAATATCATCAATTATGACCGTATTATGGTCTACAAATTTATGAGTGATGGCTCAGGAAAGGTGATTGCCGAAAAAACCAACGATCATTTTGACAGTTATTTAGGGCTTCATTATCCCGAACATGATATTCCGAGACAAGCACGTGAATTGTACAAAAAGAAAAGAAAAAGAATTTTTTCTGATGTCTATTCAGAGCCTGTTCGTGTTTTGAGTCGTACAGAAACCAATATCGATCTTACTTTTTCTTCTTCCAGAGCGATGTCGCCCATTCATGGTCAATATGTAAAAAACTCGGGAGCTTCATCAAGTTTCAGTATTTCCATTATTATTGATGATAAATTGTGGGGATTGGTAACTTGTCATAATTCTGAAGCGAAGCATGTAGATCTTGAAGATCGCGTACAGGCGGGGATTTTTACCGTTTTAGCATCCAATGCCTATTCTTCTTTTAAAGCTAAAAAAGAGCTGGAATATCGATTAGATTTAAATGAAAAATTAAATAATTTAAAATCTGAATTCCTGAAACATGGAACTTTATTTGACTCTTTAGATGCCAATAAATCTGAACTAAGACTGATGCCAAAAGCTGACGGATTGGCCATTATTTCTGATACAGAGATTGTGACAGATGGTTTAACCCCCGATAATGAAACGATTGATAGAATTGTTGATTGGGCTTATCAAAATACACCGCAAAATGTTTTTGTAAGCAACAGCTTTCTAAAAGATTATGGACAAGAATTAAATTTAAATTCAGATACCGCCGGAATTATCATTTATTTTATTGAAAGAAGTAAAAAAGAAATTTTAATATGGTTTAGAAAAGAATTTGACGAGCATATTAATTGGGCTGGAAATCCGGAGAAAAAAATTGATGTGTGTTCGAAAGACGGCGTAGAGACACAATTTGTTTCTCCTCGTACATCTTTTCAGGTTTTTACGGAAAATAACAAAGGAAATTCTAAAAGATGGGGTGCTAAAAATGTAATCGCAGTAGATTTAATCCGTGATTTGATTCTTGAAACTTCTCACAAACAGTATATTACCATAAAAAAACTGAATGACCAGCTGAAAAAAGTAAATGAAGAGCTCGACAGTTTTTCTTATACGATTTCACACGATTTGGGAACTCCGCTTACCGTGATGAAGCTGAATGCACAGATGTTACTCAACAGTTTAGAAAACCCATCAGACAAGAATAAGACTAAAATCAATTCTATTATCGGTGAGATTGATAGTATGGCAGAAATGATGCAGAATGTGCTTCAGCTGAGCCGTGCAAAACACAGCGAAATACAGCTTGAAACCATTGAGACCAATCTTACCATTAAGAATATTACTGAGAATGCAAAAATCACCTACGATAGCCAGAAAAGTATGGTGGTGATTAAAGAATGTCCGGAAGTGTTGGCCGATAAAACGATGTTGCATCAGGTGTTTTTAAATATCATCAATAACGCAGTAAAATATTCGTCAGACCAGGAGCAGCCGATAATTGAAATAGAAGGTACAGAAGCGGGAGACAAAATTATTTATCGTATCAAAGATAACGGTATCGGTATTCCGGAAGAAAATAAGCATAAAATGTTTAAAATTTTCAACCGTATGGATAATGCCAAAAAATTTAAAGGAAATGGAGTAGGCCTTTCTATTGTTCACAGAATTATGAACAGATTGGGTGGAAATGTAGATTATGAGAGTAATAAAGATGGAACTTGTTTTATTTTAACGTTTCAAAAACCTAATTTTGTACAACTTTAA